In Pseudemcibacter aquimaris, the sequence TAACACGGTCTTGAACGCCGAAAAATTCAGGCGTGCCTGCGCCCGTTTCACCGGTAAAGCCAACGGCATGGCTGTCATCAACCATCACCATAGCGTCATATTTTTCCGCTAGATCACAAATCACCGGAAGGTTTGCTAAGATCCCGTCCATTGAGAAAACACCGTCTGTGGCGATTAATCTGAAACGTGCGTCTTGCGCATCCTGAAGACATTTTTCAAGATCAGCCATATCGTTATTGGCATAACGGAAACGCTTTGCCTTACAAAGGCGAACGCCGTCAATAATACTGGCGTGGTTCAATGCATCTGAAATGATCGCATCTTCCGGCCCCAGAAGTGTTTCGAAAAGACCTGCATTGGCATCAAAACAACTCGGGTAAAGGATCACATCTTCCATTTTCAGGAATTTGCTTAATTTTTCTTCTAACTCTTTATGGATGTCCTGTGTTCCGCAAATGAAACGCACGGATGACATGCCGTATCCATATTGATCAAGCGATTCTTTGGCCGTATCCACAAGGATCTGATCATTGGAAAGACCAAGATAGTTATTGGCACAGAAATTGATAAATTCATCATCGTTTGATGATGCGACTTTAACGGCTGCCTGTTGCGGCGTGGTAATCACGCGTTCCGATTTATATAAACCGTCGGTCTTAAGTGTTGAAATTTGATCATTTAAGAAATTTTTATAGCGATCTGACATGGCCTGCTCCAATAAATAGTATATTCATGAATCAGGTTGTACAATATATTAAACTAAAAGTCTAGTATATTGTATTTATGGTGTGTGAACGATCAATATGGCTTGTGCGGGCCATTCTTCATTGTTTTTAATATAGTGATGAACATCGGCGTCATATCTCGCGGTGTCACCGGCTTCTAATAATTTTTCCTCGTCCCCCATGGAAATGAGCACCGAGCCACGCAGTACGGTTAAATGTTCACGGGTGCCATTTGTGTGGGGTTCAGAATCAAGAATGCCGCCTTTTTCGATATTAAGCTCATACCATTCTACCTTGGAAACCAGATCGAGTGGCCCAAGAATTCTAAGGGTACAAAGGCCATCTGCGCTCTGTATTTCTGGGGTTTGATGGCTTTTTAAAATTTGAATATTTTGTTTATCTTGGGTTTCCTTGGGCGCGGCACCCAGCAAATCGCCAATATCAATATTCAATGCTTCCGTCAGGCTCCAAAGTGTGCCGACGGTTGGATTGGTTTTATTTCGTTCGATTTGAGAAAGCATTGATTTGGAAACACCGCTGCTTGTGGCGAGCTGATCCAGCGTTAATCCTTTTGCGGATCTTAACTGTTTGATCGTTTTTCCGATGTCTGGCAATTGTTGTTGTGACATAAATCTGCTTTCATGAATTTATGTTCAATATAATGAATTTATATGATTTTACAACATCAATTCTTCACTGCGATCGAGCAGGCGGTGTTCTATCTCTTGCATGAAGCTTTCTTTATCAAGGCCTTTGGGCATCGGTTCGGAATATTCAACGATTAATTCCCCTGGCCATTTAATCCATGATTTCTTTGGCCAACAAACACCAGCATTATGGGCAACGACAATCACATCCAGATCGGCTTCTTCTTGGAAATAGAATGTACCGGATTTTAATTTCCGCCTTTCACCAACAACCGTTCTGGTGCCTTCCGCGAAAATAATCAGCGGCATTTTGTTTTGGATCAGCGTTTTTACAATGTCGGCCGTTTGTTTTTGTGCTTCACTTGCGCCACGGTTGATGGCGGGGACTTTCATTTTTTTAAAGACATAATTTAAACAAGGTACCCTGAATAATTCTTTTTTTGCCAGTGCCGTAAGGTTTGGGGATCTGCGGTAAAGAAAAAGTGCATCCATATTGCTCATATGTTTGCTGCA encodes:
- a CDS encoding glycine C-acetyltransferase, with protein sequence MSDRYKNFLNDQISTLKTDGLYKSERVITTPQQAAVKVASSNDDEFINFCANNYLGLSNDQILVDTAKESLDQYGYGMSSVRFICGTQDIHKELEEKLSKFLKMEDVILYPSCFDANAGLFETLLGPEDAIISDALNHASIIDGVRLCKAKRFRYANNDMADLEKCLQDAQDARFRLIATDGVFSMDGILANLPVICDLAEKYDAMVMVDDSHAVGFTGETGAGTPEFFGVQDRVNIITGTLGKAMGGASGGYTAASKEVVEWLRQRSRPYLFSNTLAPVIAATSCKVIDLLSERRELLETLRFNSSYFREKMTEAGFTLAGADHAIIPVMLGDAKLASDMADKLLEEGIFVIGFSFPVVPKGEARIRTQMSAAHTKAQLDKAIAAFIKIGRELGVIE
- a CDS encoding helix-turn-helix domain-containing protein → MSQQQLPDIGKTIKQLRSAKGLTLDQLATSSGVSKSMLSQIERNKTNPTVGTLWSLTEALNIDIGDLLGAAPKETQDKQNIQILKSHQTPEIQSADGLCTLRILGPLDLVSKVEWYELNIEKGGILDSEPHTNGTREHLTVLRGSVLISMGDEEKLLEAGDTARYDADVHHYIKNNEEWPAQAILIVHTP
- a CDS encoding lysophospholipid acyltransferase family protein, with product MSADKQKLTFSIIVRSLIFNFFFYSFITLGVLFWLFPTSFFKSPEPMRNAIGKMIDIIITAYEKIANIKIIERGIENIPVGKSFIFCSKHMSNMDALFLYRRSPNLTALAKKELFRVPCLNYVFKKMKVPAINRGASEAQKQTADIVKTLIQNKMPLIIFAEGTRTVVGERRKLKSGTFYFQEEADLDVIVVAHNAGVCWPKKSWIKWPGELIVEYSEPMPKGLDKESFMQEIEHRLLDRSEELML